The following proteins are co-located in the Sulfurospirillum deleyianum DSM 6946 genome:
- a CDS encoding ABC transporter permease, whose translation MQTIALINLLYMLLPLSVVAFFYYRWVGKKSEILLATVRMSVQLIAIGYVLTSLFTTQSTFFLVLVVVVMVVSASLIARRNIRHKDIKTYLVILACITFSGTLNLGWVLVMVLERETLLEARFVIPLAGMIYANAMNAISLCAERYEKEREQCEMEKARGIAFKASMMPQINTFLAVGFVSLPGMMTGQILSGIDPLIAVRYQIVVMAMMLSSGAMCNLLYLYFVTKRGDK comes from the coding sequence ATGCAAACCATTGCACTTATCAATCTTCTTTATATGCTACTTCCTCTAAGCGTTGTTGCTTTTTTTTACTATCGGTGGGTGGGGAAGAAGAGCGAAATTTTACTAGCAACAGTGCGGATGAGTGTTCAACTCATTGCTATAGGGTATGTACTTACTTCTCTTTTTACCACCCAATCCACTTTTTTTTTAGTGTTGGTTGTAGTGGTCATGGTGGTCAGTGCTTCGTTGATTGCAAGACGCAATATTCGCCATAAAGACATTAAAACGTATCTGGTTATTTTAGCGTGTATTACATTTTCTGGAACACTCAACTTAGGATGGGTTTTGGTGATGGTGTTAGAGCGTGAAACGCTTTTGGAAGCTCGTTTTGTTATTCCTCTAGCAGGGATGATTTATGCTAATGCGATGAATGCCATCTCTTTGTGCGCTGAGCGTTATGAAAAAGAGCGTGAACAGTGCGAAATGGAAAAAGCACGTGGCATTGCTTTTAAAGCTTCGATGATGCCTCAAATCAACACTTTTTTAGCCGTGGGTTTTGTCTCTTTGCCGGGGATGATGACAGGGCAAATTCTCTCAGGTATTGATCCGCTTATTGCGGTGCGTTACCAAATTGTTGTTATGGCGATGATGCTAAGCAGTGGCGCTATGTGTAATCTTTTGTATTTGTATTTTGTGACCAAAAGAGGGGATAAGTAA
- a CDS encoding acetyl-CoA carboxylase biotin carboxylase subunit: protein MQVKKITKVLIANRGEIALRIIRSCKELDIKSVSIFSTIDARGVWVRKADESVLLEGDPIRVYLDYKNIVEIAKKVGADAIHPGYGFLSENPDFAQHCIDNGIIFIGPKPEHIALFGDKMASKVAMKAVGVPVIEGTDTPITDINEAIKIAKEIGFPVIIKAAFGGGGKGMRIVKKEEEFVAMFEAATKEAERFFGRGDAFIEKYLSNPRHIEVQIVADKYGNVIHLGERDCSIQRKHQKVVEIAPSPRLNDTVRKELLRTSKKAMIKLGYESVGTVEYLVDEEDNFYFIEMNTRVQVEHTITEAISGVDIIYRMIRIAEGNKLPFMQEDIKFRGYAIEFRINAEDPKNGFIPSSGRITTYLSPGGPGVRMDSIGFKDYVVPTNYDSMIGKMIVSGLDWDSVVRKSRRALDEFIVAGIPTNIPLHREIVRDEDFKEGIFNTTYLDKKLPTFTMEAISHLEEDEEKYAKVAAIAAAIKMNQK from the coding sequence ATGCAGGTAAAGAAGATTACCAAAGTTCTGATTGCAAATCGTGGTGAGATTGCACTGAGAATTATTCGTTCTTGTAAAGAGTTGGACATCAAAAGTGTCTCTATTTTTTCGACTATTGACGCGAGGGGCGTTTGGGTACGAAAAGCTGATGAGAGTGTTTTATTAGAGGGTGATCCGATTCGGGTTTATCTTGACTATAAAAACATTGTTGAAATTGCCAAAAAAGTAGGTGCGGATGCTATTCATCCTGGGTATGGATTTTTATCGGAAAATCCAGATTTCGCACAACACTGTATTGACAATGGCATTATTTTCATTGGACCAAAACCTGAGCATATTGCTCTTTTTGGGGACAAAATGGCATCTAAAGTTGCTATGAAAGCTGTTGGTGTTCCTGTAATTGAAGGAACAGATACCCCTATTACCGATATCAATGAAGCGATAAAAATCGCAAAAGAGATAGGCTTTCCTGTGATTATCAAAGCAGCCTTTGGCGGTGGCGGTAAGGGAATGCGTATCGTTAAAAAAGAAGAAGAGTTTGTGGCGATGTTTGAAGCGGCTACAAAAGAAGCAGAACGCTTTTTTGGAAGAGGAGATGCGTTTATTGAAAAATACCTCTCCAACCCTCGTCACATTGAAGTGCAAATTGTTGCGGATAAGTATGGCAACGTCATTCACTTAGGTGAGCGTGATTGTTCGATTCAGAGAAAACATCAAAAAGTTGTTGAAATTGCGCCGAGTCCTCGTTTAAATGATACGGTTCGAAAAGAGTTACTTCGAACGTCTAAAAAAGCGATGATTAAGCTAGGGTATGAGAGCGTGGGAACGGTTGAGTATTTGGTCGATGAAGAAGATAATTTTTACTTTATTGAGATGAATACCCGTGTTCAAGTCGAGCATACGATTACAGAAGCGATTTCGGGCGTTGATATTATTTACCGTATGATTCGTATCGCAGAAGGCAATAAATTGCCGTTTATGCAAGAAGATATTAAATTTAGAGGCTATGCGATAGAGTTTCGTATCAATGCAGAAGACCCAAAAAATGGATTTATTCCTTCATCAGGGCGCATTACAACCTATCTTTCACCCGGTGGGCCAGGGGTGAGAATGGACTCTATTGGGTTTAAAGATTATGTGGTGCCAACCAATTATGACTCAATGATTGGAAAAATGATTGTTTCAGGGTTGGATTGGGATAGCGTGGTTCGAAAATCACGACGGGCATTGGATGAATTTATTGTAGCAGGGATCCCTACCAATATTCCTTTACATCGTGAAATTGTTCGTGATGAGGATTTTAAAGAGGGAATTTTCAATACAACCTATTTGGATAAAAAACTACCTACCTTTACAATGGAGGCGATTTCTCATCTTGAAGAAGATGAAGAAAAATATGCCAAAGTTGCCGCCATCGCCGCTGCTATTAAAATGAATCAAAAATAG
- the ciaB gene encoding invasion protein CiaB codes for MKKAFEDDLKRLYSLLEERQKALGEYFSIVESKSYDTKIEAFIDAFLEEIELSLIKENRVAILTRLISLRDEQMVQALEKEGKDALFITEAKEKAYLWVSEFYLKEHERLLSQIEAEQLLSPFYRRILGGVHEVGVALSVWQSAWTEHIINTINPLLELEYDHDESKIMAMLQDKGLLDVEPSGKVGDRSYSVLEKVQGGYEAKAYALAFPSHVLHVKNALEALVADLSYLEDENFGQKEAYIAYFNAIKEAFVEEDRAKLIGKWAQVDRTWMAITSPIQVGHPLEYYEDHYKKAVALEWDVRLSNPLMKSAEQTLERIEKMFKAVFEKSAHTSLHVKENVLLNLKRVQLYIGRPALFYAAEFNGLFSAQVVPNDETVTKECGKKIFAFADNILDSLRAKPFLKIHHDVFGKAFMDAEREVVFHQPSLWHQVYEVSTIGHEFGHILWMDSDTESVMNQSGVFKNIEEFKATTGGLVAFFMEEEEALKEPLLRDTIKRAVGLIGWMKTGEVEPYYCEGLIHLSGLFESGVLRFDGKKLEIHLEAYEALKAWYLQTYSALAEHYLAKKDAKLFLERFTCKKEGVYVPHDATVASFVNYYWALHQRMGREIDESVKREDWMSGA; via the coding sequence ATGAAGAAAGCCTTTGAAGATGATTTAAAACGACTCTACTCTCTTTTAGAAGAGCGCCAAAAAGCGTTGGGGGAGTACTTTAGCATTGTGGAATCAAAAAGTTATGATACAAAAATTGAAGCGTTTATTGATGCGTTTTTGGAGGAAATTGAGCTTTCGTTGATCAAAGAAAACCGTGTGGCGATTTTGACACGACTGATTAGTCTACGAGATGAGCAGATGGTACAAGCCTTAGAAAAAGAGGGCAAAGATGCGCTGTTTATCACTGAAGCAAAAGAGAAAGCCTACCTTTGGGTAAGTGAGTTTTACCTCAAAGAGCATGAGCGTTTGTTGTCGCAAATCGAAGCAGAGCAACTGCTAAGTCCCTTTTATCGCCGAATACTAGGAGGCGTACATGAGGTGGGTGTGGCGTTAAGTGTTTGGCAGAGTGCATGGACGGAGCATATCATCAACACTATTAACCCGCTTTTGGAGTTAGAGTACGACCACGATGAATCCAAAATCATGGCGATGTTGCAGGACAAAGGGCTTTTAGATGTAGAGCCCTCCGGCAAAGTGGGGGATCGCTCGTACTCGGTTTTAGAGAAGGTACAAGGTGGTTACGAAGCCAAAGCCTATGCCTTAGCTTTCCCCTCACACGTTTTACATGTAAAGAATGCGCTAGAGGCGTTGGTGGCGGATTTGAGTTATTTAGAAGATGAGAATTTTGGGCAAAAAGAGGCGTACATTGCCTACTTTAATGCGATTAAAGAAGCGTTTGTGGAAGAAGATAGGGCTAAACTCATTGGCAAATGGGCGCAGGTCGATAGAACATGGATGGCAATTACCTCACCTATTCAAGTGGGACATCCTTTAGAATATTACGAAGACCACTACAAAAAAGCAGTTGCCTTAGAGTGGGATGTACGCTTAAGTAATCCTTTGATGAAAAGTGCTGAGCAAACTTTAGAGCGCATTGAAAAGATGTTTAAGGCAGTCTTTGAAAAGAGTGCTCACACATCTTTACATGTAAAAGAGAATGTGCTCTTAAATCTTAAGCGTGTTCAGCTCTACATCGGGCGTCCTGCACTCTTTTACGCGGCTGAGTTTAACGGGCTTTTCTCCGCACAAGTCGTTCCCAACGATGAAACGGTGACGAAAGAGTGTGGCAAGAAAATTTTTGCCTTTGCCGATAACATTTTAGACTCCTTGCGTGCCAAACCCTTTTTAAAAATTCACCACGATGTTTTTGGCAAAGCCTTTATGGACGCAGAGCGAGAAGTGGTGTTTCACCAGCCCTCTTTGTGGCATCAGGTCTATGAGGTGAGTACCATTGGGCATGAGTTTGGGCACATTTTATGGATGGATAGTGACACGGAGAGCGTGATGAATCAAAGCGGCGTTTTTAAAAACATTGAGGAGTTTAAAGCGACCACAGGTGGTTTGGTTGCCTTTTTTATGGAGGAAGAAGAAGCACTGAAAGAGCCATTGTTGCGAGATACCATCAAGCGTGCGGTGGGCTTAATTGGGTGGATGAAAACGGGTGAAGTGGAGCCTTATTATTGCGAAGGCTTAATCCATCTCAGTGGGCTTTTTGAAAGTGGTGTGTTGCGTTTTGATGGCAAAAAACTTGAGATTCACTTAGAAGCCTATGAGGCGCTAAAAGCGTGGTACCTTCAAACCTACAGTGCTTTGGCGGAGCATTATTTGGCTAAAAAAGATGCCAAACTCTTCTTGGAGCGCTTTACATGTAAAAAAGAGGGCGTTTATGTTCCCCACGATGCAACAGTCGCTTCGTTTGTGAATTATTATTGGGCGTTGCATCAGCGTATGGGACGAGAAATTGATGAGAGTGTGAAAAGAGAGGATTGGATGTCAGGTGCGTAA
- a CDS encoding inorganic phosphate transporter: MELQSIKDVKNAEGFGIQDLMKLVGAIVFILLVIWYVSTLSNELPNKNILIVAAIFGGYMAINIGANDVANNVGPAVGSQALNIFGAIIIAAIFEAAGSLIAGGDVVGTIKNGIIDPNMIQDTNTFIWLMMAALLAGAIWLNLATAFGAPVSTTHAIVGGVAGAGIAAAGFDVVSWDTMAEIVFSWVLSPFLGGLVAAGCLYFIKQSVIYQDDMQAAAKKVVPWMIAIMTWSFGTYIILKGAKQLIKVDFMTASAISFVLALITYFAVKASINKTDTTDCTRDSVNKFFNIPLIFSAALLSFAHGANDVANAVGPLAGIYDALTTGGISAKAGIPLWVMLLGAVGIVVGLGLYGPKLIKTVGSEITELDQIRAFCVAMSAALTVIIASQMGLPVSSTHIAVGAVFGVGFLREYLMRNRVKETEEDFKQRKLDEEMSRLEEYKHSLESLGKLKKVDPILVKTLMSKINEEKAIIKNIYEGDLELSKIEKKAIKAVRKHELVKRSALKMILAAWLITVPASALLSAIFYFMIRGMLL, translated from the coding sequence ATGGAGCTGCAATCCATCAAAGACGTTAAAAATGCTGAGGGCTTTGGAATACAAGACCTCATGAAACTGGTTGGAGCGATAGTGTTTATCCTCCTTGTGATTTGGTATGTGTCAACCCTCTCAAATGAACTCCCCAATAAAAATATCTTAATTGTTGCAGCCATTTTTGGTGGTTATATGGCGATTAACATCGGGGCAAACGATGTCGCCAACAATGTCGGTCCTGCGGTGGGCTCTCAAGCACTGAACATTTTTGGTGCCATTATTATTGCCGCTATTTTTGAGGCAGCGGGTTCTTTAATTGCGGGTGGCGATGTTGTGGGTACGATTAAAAACGGCATTATTGACCCGAACATGATTCAAGACACCAATACCTTCATTTGGCTGATGATGGCAGCCTTGCTCGCAGGTGCTATTTGGCTCAACCTTGCCACCGCTTTTGGCGCACCTGTTTCCACCACTCATGCTATCGTGGGCGGTGTTGCAGGAGCGGGTATTGCCGCTGCAGGTTTTGATGTGGTCAGTTGGGATACAATGGCTGAGATTGTCTTTAGCTGGGTACTTTCACCCTTTTTAGGCGGTCTTGTTGCGGCGGGTTGTTTGTATTTTATTAAGCAAAGTGTTATTTATCAAGACGACATGCAAGCTGCCGCTAAAAAAGTTGTTCCATGGATGATTGCTATTATGACGTGGTCTTTTGGTACGTACATTATCTTAAAAGGGGCAAAACAACTGATTAAAGTCGATTTTATGACGGCTTCGGCGATTAGTTTTGTTCTAGCGCTCATCACCTACTTTGCGGTTAAAGCATCTATCAATAAAACAGATACAACCGACTGTACCCGTGACTCAGTCAATAAATTTTTCAACATTCCACTAATCTTCTCAGCCGCTCTTCTGAGCTTTGCACACGGAGCCAATGATGTTGCCAATGCCGTTGGACCCTTGGCGGGTATTTACGATGCTCTGACCACAGGCGGTATCTCCGCTAAAGCGGGTATCCCTCTTTGGGTGATGCTTCTAGGTGCGGTTGGTATTGTCGTAGGACTTGGTTTGTATGGCCCTAAACTGATTAAAACCGTGGGCAGTGAAATTACCGAGCTTGACCAGATTCGTGCCTTTTGTGTTGCGATGTCAGCAGCACTTACGGTTATCATTGCGTCACAAATGGGTCTGCCTGTTAGTTCCACCCATATTGCAGTCGGTGCGGTCTTTGGCGTAGGCTTCTTGCGTGAATACCTGATGCGTAACCGTGTTAAAGAGACCGAAGAGGATTTTAAACAGCGAAAACTCGATGAAGAGATGTCAAGACTAGAAGAGTACAAACACTCCCTAGAATCTCTTGGAAAACTCAAAAAGGTTGACCCTATTTTGGTTAAAACCTTGATGAGTAAAATTAATGAGGAAAAAGCTATCATTAAAAATATCTACGAAGGGGATTTGGAACTCAGTAAAATTGAGAAAAAAGCGATTAAAGCGGTGCGTAAACATGAACTGGTTAAACGCTCCGCTTTAAAGATGATTTTAGCAGCATGGCTTATTACCGTTCCTGCTTCGGCTTTGCTTTCTGCCATTTTCTACTTTATGATTCGAGGTATGTTACTCTAG
- a CDS encoding DEAD/DEAH box helicase, translating to MLFSDLNLNASILKAVQEEGYTHPTPVQEKAIPFILEGRDMLAGAQTGTGKTAGFTLPLLELLLKKPRNKAKPSLRVLILTPTRELAAQVGESVRTYGKYLPFKSAVIFGGVGIHPQIQTLKNGIDILVATPGRLLDHVSQGTINLKEIDTFVLDEADRMLDMGFIKDIRKVIALLPSKRQNLLFSATYSDEIKTLCASILKNPAVVEVARRNTSSELVNQRVIIVDCKRKTALLGKLISEHKWKQVLVFTRTKHHANKVSEYLSKIGISASAIHGNKSQSARTKALADFKSGSIKVLVATDIAARGLDIDQLPHVINLELPNIAEDYVHRIGRTGRAGNEGEAISLVCVDEFDYLKGIEKLIKKTLEREVVEGFEPDPTIKAEPIQQGRGAKPQGQPKRREHAPREYVEKRREKKR from the coding sequence ATGTTATTTTCAGATTTAAACCTTAATGCCTCTATTTTAAAAGCCGTTCAAGAAGAAGGCTATACCCATCCTACGCCTGTACAAGAAAAAGCCATTCCTTTTATTTTAGAAGGACGTGACATGCTAGCGGGCGCACAAACGGGTACAGGCAAAACCGCTGGTTTTACACTTCCTCTTTTAGAACTCCTCTTAAAAAAACCACGCAACAAAGCCAAACCTTCTCTTCGTGTGCTTATCTTAACCCCTACACGAGAACTCGCCGCACAAGTGGGAGAGAGTGTGAGAACCTATGGCAAATATTTACCCTTTAAAAGTGCGGTTATTTTTGGAGGGGTGGGCATACATCCTCAAATTCAAACGCTGAAAAATGGCATTGATATTTTAGTGGCAACCCCTGGGCGTTTGCTCGACCACGTCTCACAAGGAACGATTAATCTCAAAGAGATTGATACCTTTGTACTCGATGAAGCCGATAGAATGCTGGATATGGGATTTATCAAAGACATTCGCAAAGTCATTGCCCTGCTTCCTTCCAAACGTCAAAATCTTCTCTTCTCCGCCACCTATTCCGATGAGATAAAAACACTCTGTGCTTCTATCTTAAAAAATCCTGCGGTGGTAGAAGTCGCTCGCCGTAACACCTCAAGTGAACTGGTCAATCAGCGTGTGATTATCGTTGATTGTAAACGTAAAACGGCTCTTTTGGGCAAACTCATTTCGGAGCACAAATGGAAGCAAGTTCTCGTCTTTACCCGCACCAAACACCATGCCAATAAAGTCTCTGAATATCTCAGTAAAATAGGCATTAGCGCATCAGCGATTCATGGGAACAAAAGCCAAAGCGCTCGTACGAAAGCCTTGGCTGATTTTAAAAGTGGTAGCATTAAAGTGTTGGTTGCCACGGACATTGCCGCACGGGGACTGGACATTGACCAACTGCCGCATGTCATTAACCTAGAGTTGCCTAACATTGCCGAAGATTACGTGCACCGCATTGGACGAACAGGACGGGCTGGAAATGAGGGTGAAGCGATTTCCTTAGTCTGCGTGGATGAATTTGACTACTTAAAGGGCATTGAAAAACTAATTAAAAAAACACTAGAGCGTGAAGTCGTGGAAGGCTTTGAGCCAGACCCAACGATTAAAGCAGAACCCATCCAACAAGGAAGAGGCGCTAAACCTCAGGGGCAACCAAAACGAAGAGAGCATGCACCTCGTGAATACGTTGAAAAAAGAAGAGAAAAAAAGCGATGA
- a CDS encoding YaiI/YqxD family protein, which translates to MTIFVDADAFPNVLKEILLRFVLKRGICTRFIANKKITIPDVAFISMEIAPQGVDEADHLIAFTCKEKDIVITADIPLADRIVAKGAIGLDPRGTIYTMENIKGLLAMRNLMQELRDGGEITGGPSAIGEKEKRAFADALNALLQKYT; encoded by the coding sequence ATGACCATCTTTGTCGATGCCGATGCTTTTCCTAATGTGCTCAAAGAGATTCTGCTTCGCTTTGTCTTAAAGCGAGGCATTTGCACACGTTTTATCGCCAATAAAAAGATTACTATCCCTGATGTTGCGTTTATTTCCATGGAAATTGCCCCACAAGGCGTGGATGAAGCCGACCACTTAATCGCTTTTACATGTAAAGAAAAAGACATTGTCATTACCGCAGATATTCCCCTAGCCGATAGAATTGTTGCCAAAGGAGCGATTGGGCTAGACCCACGTGGGACGATTTACACGATGGAAAATATCAAAGGCTTACTTGCCATGCGAAACCTGATGCAGGAGCTTCGTGATGGTGGCGAAATCACTGGAGGACCTAGTGCCATTGGCGAGAAAGAAAAAAGAGCGTTTGCGGATGCTCTAAACGCTCTTTTGCAAAAATATACCTAA
- a CDS encoding YkgJ family cysteine cluster protein, whose product MRSIGSYVNIKSENFYFNGCSSCEGACCNGAKGFVASPLILEDFAQVYTHFPILFGIDNERLMAYVLLNDGKGHCRYYENNQCSIYEHRTPACKLYPITPYFEHILVDTDCPAISTHTGKSVCYNGVLQSDFYTKRLENFAQKREESLAFYGELYKPEHFQFVGDVSGLKLFIYGKQSDSPYIEMHLESLKYFWDYFGIKPIREIRAVS is encoded by the coding sequence TTTTAACGGGTGTTCAAGTTGTGAGGGGGCGTGTTGCAATGGCGCCAAAGGTTTTGTGGCATCACCACTGATTTTAGAGGATTTTGCGCAGGTTTATACCCATTTTCCCATTTTATTTGGCATTGACAATGAACGCTTGATGGCGTATGTGCTTTTAAACGATGGAAAGGGGCATTGTAGGTATTATGAAAATAATCAATGCAGTATTTATGAGCATCGCACCCCTGCGTGTAAGCTTTACCCCATCACTCCTTATTTTGAGCATATTTTGGTGGATACGGATTGTCCTGCTATTAGCACACACACAGGCAAAAGTGTGTGTTACAACGGGGTTTTACAGAGCGATTTTTACACGAAGCGTTTGGAAAATTTTGCGCAAAAACGAGAAGAGAGTCTTGCGTTTTACGGGGAGCTCTACAAACCTGAACATTTTCAATTTGTGGGGGATGTCTCAGGCTTGAAGCTTTTTATCTACGGCAAACAAAGTGACTCACCGTACATTGAAATGCATTTAGAATCTCTCAAATACTTCTGGGATTATTTTGGTATTAAACCGATTAGAGAAATTCGAGCGGTTTCGTAA